A single window of Psychromonas ingrahamii 37 DNA harbors:
- a CDS encoding SMP-30/gluconolactonase/LRE family protein, translated as MNKPKVLFNYIGHLPECPTWDATTHSLLWTDIIEQQVHRFFPESEKHTVISFNEEVGCFALREKGGFILAMRTGIFLTNEQGEVESRVCENPNNPLLARFNDGGVDQDGRFYAGTYWEPKTFNGALLLRIDSDLRPKVIQNDILCANGLAFSPDKQWMYTSDTPNHVIYRTPMTENGELGLREIFKTFPIGKGCPDGAAVDVEGCYWTAMFDGHRIARISPTGEVLEEHELPVRCPTMVCFGSDDMKTLYITTTRENMEEIELAERPLSGALFSIRTAVAGMIKPNFKEEK; from the coding sequence ATGAATAAACCTAAAGTTCTATTTAATTATATTGGTCATCTACCAGAGTGCCCAACATGGGATGCAACCACCCATTCGCTACTGTGGACAGATATTATCGAACAACAAGTACATCGTTTTTTTCCTGAATCAGAAAAACACACTGTGATTTCCTTTAACGAAGAAGTGGGTTGCTTTGCACTAAGAGAAAAAGGAGGCTTTATCTTAGCAATGCGCACCGGCATTTTCTTGACAAATGAGCAGGGTGAAGTTGAGTCTCGCGTTTGTGAAAACCCCAACAACCCACTTTTAGCCCGCTTTAATGATGGTGGTGTTGATCAGGATGGGCGCTTTTATGCGGGTACGTATTGGGAACCGAAAACATTTAATGGAGCACTACTGTTACGCATCGATTCAGACCTAAGACCAAAGGTTATTCAAAACGATATTTTATGTGCAAATGGTTTGGCATTTAGTCCTGATAAACAGTGGATGTACACCTCTGATACGCCTAATCATGTTATCTATCGAACACCAATGACCGAAAATGGTGAATTAGGTCTACGTGAAATATTCAAGACATTCCCCATAGGGAAAGGCTGCCCCGATGGAGCCGCTGTTGATGTTGAAGGTTGTTATTGGACGGCAATGTTTGACGGCCACCGTATTGCACGCATTAGCCCGACGGGAGAAGTATTAGAAGAGCATGAACTTCCTGTTCGCTGCCCAACAATGGTTTGTTTTGGTAGTGACGATATGAAAACACTTTATATCACGACTACACGTGAAAATATGGAGGAAATAGAACTCGCTGAACGTCCTTTATCGGGTGCTTTATTTTCTATCCGCACAGCAGTTGCGGGGATGATTAAGCCTAATTTTAAAGAGGAAAAGTAA
- a CDS encoding sn-glycerol-3-phosphate import ATP-binding protein UgpC: MSTLTLSNITKSYPNGYQAVHKLSLNIEDGEMVVLVGPSGCGKSTLLRMIAGLEEITSGKLKIDDCLVNNLEPSERDIAMVFQNYALYPHMSVYDNMAYGLRNRKTPKADIQRIVNDTAEMLEIDHLLERKPKELSGGQRQRVAMGRAIVRKPKIFLFDEPLSNLDAKLRVQMRLQIKKLQRRLATTSVYVTHDQVEAMTLADKLVVLNQGTVEQVGTPLEIYDNPASVFVATFIGSPAMNILDAKVTNKGLTLGSSLSPIDTQSLKPGDIKLGLRPEHINIVEKSPWFEVEVELIESLGADLLLYCKTLDCKEMDETDQNLVVRAEGHSKIEIGDILGLDIDQKHLHLFDADTSKHIEIDLKMNDQKELLYA; this comes from the coding sequence ATGTCAACGTTAACACTTTCAAATATTACAAAATCTTATCCAAATGGTTATCAAGCCGTTCATAAACTCAGCTTGAATATCGAAGATGGTGAAATGGTTGTCCTTGTTGGCCCAAGTGGCTGCGGGAAATCGACCTTACTGCGTATGATTGCAGGGCTTGAAGAAATAACCTCAGGCAAGCTTAAAATAGACGATTGTCTGGTTAATAACTTAGAGCCAAGCGAACGTGATATTGCGATGGTATTTCAAAACTACGCGCTTTATCCTCATATGTCTGTTTATGACAATATGGCCTATGGACTGCGTAACCGTAAAACCCCAAAAGCGGACATTCAGCGCATTGTCAACGACACCGCCGAGATGTTAGAAATCGATCATCTGCTTGAACGAAAACCAAAGGAACTCTCCGGGGGGCAAAGGCAACGTGTTGCTATGGGCCGGGCGATTGTGCGTAAGCCAAAAATCTTCCTGTTTGATGAGCCGCTTTCTAATCTGGATGCTAAGTTAAGGGTTCAAATGAGACTCCAAATTAAGAAACTGCAACGCAGACTCGCAACCACTTCGGTGTACGTCACACACGATCAAGTCGAAGCCATGACACTTGCCGACAAACTGGTGGTGCTTAATCAAGGCACTGTCGAACAAGTAGGCACACCACTGGAGATTTACGACAATCCGGCTTCGGTGTTTGTGGCGACCTTCATCGGCTCACCAGCAATGAATATTCTCGATGCAAAGGTGACCAATAAAGGTCTTACACTGGGTTCTTCATTATCACCCATCGATACCCAATCTTTAAAACCGGGTGATATAAAATTAGGGCTTCGCCCGGAGCATATAAACATTGTTGAAAAAAGCCCCTGGTTTGAAGTCGAAGTTGAGCTGATCGAGTCGTTAGGCGCAGATCTCCTGCTTTATTGTAAAACACTTGACTGTAAAGAAATGGATGAAACGGATCAGAATCTGGTTGTGCGTGCTGAAGGACACAGTAAAATTGAAATTGGAGATATTCTTGGACTTGATATTGACCAAAAACATCTGCATTTATTTGATGCAGATACATCAAAACACATTGAGATTGATCTCAAAATGAACGATCAAAAAGAGCTTCTGTATGCCTAA
- a CDS encoding DUF3185 family protein, with the protein MGSKTTMKIISIVLIVLGIGLAVWGYQLSGSVESEITQAITGSDTDRVMTYYIAGAVNFVVGIYLFSKN; encoded by the coding sequence ATGGGTTCAAAAACTACAATGAAAATTATCAGCATTGTCCTAATCGTTTTAGGCATTGGCCTTGCGGTATGGGGGTATCAATTATCGGGTTCTGTCGAATCAGAAATAACACAAGCTATTACAGGTTCAGATACCGATAGGGTAATGACTTACTATATAGCAGGGGCGGTCAATTTTGTTGTCGGCATATACCTTTTCAGTAAAAATTAA
- a CDS encoding UvrD-helicase domain-containing protein: MKSISSTVFGHLFGHPAAISIGPKGVILSVKKTPTKISWQALISPPTFTFGWLGQTVSFRLAGQTYVLNHLAYNCKKKHKTDCEQWWAEANKNRLFGLLTKIKKVKNRRYLRQSTFNNMQLAIAKEYNRWFPWAASSQGAAHLAKIVTVLAQYQHWQEQDITLCREAYITRQLKNYQRFFDRVEENPLTLRQRRACIIDDDNNLLLAGAGTGKTSVMIGRAGYLLNSQQAKHHDILLLAYGRKAADEMDQRIKEKLQTDNISATTFHRLGLDIIAQVEGGKPNLSVFAEDEKVKAKWVQACFETLIQKQDKYRDLVMAYFSEYYYVEKSYFEFTSLGEYYQYLTDNDIRSLKGDKVKSFGELHIANWLCNHGIEYQYEASYAFDVKTVASRQYQPDFFLPALNTYIEYYGIDENGDTAPYIDKQEYHASIAWKRKTHQKNNSKCIELTYAQHKQGRLLSSLEKSLKNENIVYKWFPDGVLLAGLKETGRMTLLAEIFAKLIGLYKAAYLDEWSEKRVIRNSTDAKKTEKAFELLKPILSAYQARLLNRNEIDFEDMIIKALAYVETGKFISPWRYIMVDEFQDISEPRARLVKALRGSNKSTSIFAVGDDWQAIYRFSGADITLTTGFEDYFGPTTQTELDQTFRFNNRIAQVATDFVSKNPAQINKMIKSFKHQDEPAVSILRKSAGGLKAQDEKIIDEIVNGAVDEVLTAITGQIDKPATVYLLARFWFQLPDKASVCHLNNQYPQLNIQTHSFHGVKGKEADYVVIMGLKSGKHSFPSNKAIPPILDALLAKEEKFEHAEERRLFYVVLTRAKQRVYIIADMSDTSCFVKELINDHDVELDEFGITVNQTFVDQIHCLVCETGTLKTRSNRFGTFVSCSYFPRCDYKERACESCQSVMSTTRHKGFKICLNQRCNNIYPLCEKCGAEMVLRKSARGEFWGCRNYSGNEQTSCRNAIAKGKIQWPEMQG; encoded by the coding sequence ATGAAATCAATATCTTCAACGGTTTTTGGCCATTTATTCGGTCATCCCGCAGCAATCTCTATCGGCCCAAAAGGGGTCATACTATCAGTAAAAAAAACACCCACAAAAATCAGCTGGCAAGCCTTAATTTCACCACCAACATTCACCTTTGGGTGGTTGGGTCAAACAGTCAGTTTTCGCCTTGCAGGGCAAACCTACGTGCTCAATCATCTTGCTTATAACTGTAAAAAAAAGCATAAAACGGACTGTGAACAGTGGTGGGCCGAGGCGAATAAAAATAGATTATTCGGGTTATTAACTAAAATAAAAAAAGTCAAAAACCGTCGTTATCTGCGCCAATCGACGTTTAACAATATGCAGCTTGCGATTGCTAAAGAATATAACAGATGGTTTCCCTGGGCCGCCTCAAGCCAAGGGGCAGCACATCTTGCAAAAATAGTTACGGTGTTAGCGCAATATCAGCATTGGCAGGAACAAGATATCACCCTTTGCCGGGAAGCCTATATCACCAGACAGTTAAAAAACTACCAGCGTTTTTTTGACCGAGTTGAAGAAAACCCTTTAACACTAAGGCAGCGTAGAGCCTGTATTATTGATGACGATAATAATTTGTTATTAGCGGGTGCGGGTACCGGTAAAACCAGTGTAATGATTGGTCGGGCAGGTTATCTGCTTAACAGTCAACAGGCTAAGCACCATGACATTTTATTATTAGCTTATGGTCGAAAAGCCGCTGATGAAATGGATCAAAGAATAAAAGAAAAGCTGCAAACTGATAATATCAGCGCGACAACCTTCCATCGCCTTGGGCTTGATATCATTGCGCAGGTTGAAGGTGGGAAGCCCAATTTATCGGTGTTTGCAGAGGATGAGAAAGTGAAGGCTAAATGGGTACAAGCTTGTTTTGAGACGTTGATCCAAAAGCAAGATAAATACCGCGATCTGGTGATGGCATATTTTAGTGAATATTATTATGTCGAAAAAAGCTATTTTGAATTTACCAGTCTGGGTGAATATTACCAGTATCTAACCGATAACGATATTCGCAGTTTAAAGGGCGATAAGGTAAAAAGTTTTGGGGAGCTGCATATTGCAAATTGGTTATGTAACCATGGCATTGAGTACCAATATGAAGCCAGTTATGCCTTTGATGTAAAAACGGTCGCGTCCAGACAATATCAGCCTGATTTTTTTCTACCAGCATTAAATACTTATATTGAATATTATGGAATAGATGAAAATGGCGATACAGCGCCTTATATTGATAAACAGGAATACCATGCATCTATCGCATGGAAACGTAAAACACATCAGAAAAATAACAGTAAATGCATTGAGTTAACCTATGCGCAGCATAAACAAGGGCGGCTATTGAGTTCGCTTGAGAAAAGCCTGAAAAATGAAAATATTGTCTACAAATGGTTCCCCGATGGGGTGCTATTAGCAGGTTTAAAAGAGACTGGACGCATGACCTTACTGGCGGAAATTTTTGCTAAATTAATCGGGCTTTATAAAGCCGCTTACTTGGATGAATGGTCTGAGAAACGGGTGATCAGGAACTCTACCGATGCAAAAAAAACAGAAAAAGCATTTGAATTACTTAAACCTATTTTAAGCGCTTATCAGGCAAGGTTATTAAATCGTAATGAAATTGATTTTGAAGATATGATTATCAAAGCACTTGCCTATGTCGAGACAGGAAAATTTATTTCTCCCTGGCGTTATATTATGGTCGATGAATTTCAGGATATTTCAGAGCCTAGAGCCCGTTTAGTGAAGGCTTTACGCGGCAGTAATAAAAGCACTTCTATTTTTGCTGTTGGTGATGATTGGCAGGCTATCTACCGATTTAGTGGTGCCGATATAACACTGACCACCGGCTTTGAGGATTATTTTGGTCCGACCACGCAGACGGAATTAGATCAGACCTTTCGTTTTAACAACCGGATAGCACAGGTGGCAACTGATTTTGTCAGTAAAAACCCGGCACAAATAAATAAAATGATTAAGTCGTTTAAGCATCAGGATGAACCTGCTGTTTCAATTTTACGGAAAAGTGCTGGTGGTTTGAAGGCTCAAGATGAAAAAATAATTGATGAAATAGTGAATGGCGCAGTTGATGAGGTGTTAACGGCTATTACTGGTCAGATTGACAAACCCGCAACCGTCTATTTACTCGCGCGTTTTTGGTTTCAATTACCAGACAAAGCAAGTGTTTGCCATTTAAACAATCAATACCCGCAGCTCAATATACAAACGCACTCATTTCATGGGGTTAAAGGTAAAGAAGCTGATTATGTGGTTATCATGGGGTTAAAATCTGGCAAGCATAGTTTCCCTTCCAATAAGGCAATCCCTCCCATTTTAGATGCGTTACTGGCAAAAGAAGAAAAATTTGAACATGCAGAAGAACGGCGATTATTTTATGTCGTTTTAACACGGGCAAAACAAAGGGTTTATATTATTGCTGATATGAGTGATACGAGTTGTTTCGTTAAAGAGCTTATTAACGATCATGACGTTGAACTTGATGAATTTGGGATAACCGTTAATCAGACTTTTGTTGATCAAATTCATTGTTTAGTGTGTGAAACGGGTACCTTAAAGACTCGCTCAAATCGTTTTGGTACCTTTGTTTCCTGTTCATACTTTCCGCGCTGTGATTATAAAGAAAGAGCCTGCGAAAGTTGTCAGAGTGTGATGTCTACAACCCGTCATAAAGGGTTTAAAATCTGTTTAAATCAACGCTGTAATAATATTTACCCGCTATGCGAAAAATGTGGAGCGGAAATGGTGCTGCGAAAAAGTGCGCGGGGTGAATTTTGGGGATGTCGAAATTACAGCGGTAATGAGCAGACAAGTTGCCGAAACGCGATTGCTAAAGGAAAAATTCAATGGCCGGAAATGCAGGGTTAA
- the ugpA gene encoding sn-glycerol-3-phosphate ABC transporter permease UgpA — translation MSSQAVFKNKWLPIALITPQLLITAVFFLWPAGQAIFQSFQLEDPFGLSSEFVGLENFIHLYNDSNYLDSLFTTLQFSISVAFLAMISALILSAFAEHIVRGSLFYRTFLIWPYAVAPLVAGSLWLFLFDPTIGVIAELLQWFGINWNPTLNDAHAMWMVIITSTWKQISYNFLFFLAALQSVPKSLHEAAAIDGSGPVKRFITISFPLISPTSFFLLVINFVYAFFDTFGIIHAMTQGGPGRSTSTLVYKVYNDGFIGLNLGSSAAQSVILMIMVALLTVFQFKYIEKKVAY, via the coding sequence ATGTCATCGCAAGCTGTATTTAAAAATAAATGGTTGCCCATTGCTCTTATCACCCCGCAGCTATTGATTACTGCGGTATTTTTTCTGTGGCCTGCTGGTCAAGCCATTTTCCAGTCATTTCAACTAGAGGACCCCTTTGGGTTGAGCAGTGAATTTGTTGGCCTGGAAAATTTTATCCACTTGTACAACGACAGTAATTATCTTGATTCTTTATTCACCACGCTGCAATTTAGTATCAGTGTCGCCTTTCTTGCCATGATCAGTGCCTTGATATTATCGGCCTTTGCCGAACATATCGTGCGTGGCTCCTTGTTTTACCGTACCTTTCTTATTTGGCCCTATGCCGTTGCCCCCCTTGTGGCAGGATCGCTCTGGCTGTTTTTATTTGATCCCACCATCGGCGTTATTGCAGAACTATTACAATGGTTCGGGATTAACTGGAATCCGACACTCAACGATGCACACGCTATGTGGATGGTGATTATTACATCAACCTGGAAACAAATTAGTTATAACTTTTTATTTTTCCTTGCCGCATTACAATCTGTCCCCAAATCGCTGCATGAAGCGGCGGCCATTGATGGCAGTGGCCCGGTAAAACGCTTTATCACCATCAGCTTTCCATTGATCTCACCCACCAGCTTTTTCTTATTAGTGATTAATTTCGTCTATGCGTTTTTCGATACCTTTGGGATTATTCACGCAATGACCCAAGGAGGACCCGGCAGAAGTACCTCGACGCTAGTATACAAAGTTTATAACGATGGGTTTATTGGGCTGAATCTGGGCTCCTCAGCAGCTCAATCGGTCATTTTAATGATAATGGTGGCGCTCTTAACCGTATTCCAATTTAAATACATAGAAAAAAAGGTAGCCTACTAA
- a CDS encoding EAL domain-containing protein, with the protein MALYEHLEEIIVSEQLTSLFQPIYATNSSEVYGYEALIRGPYDSPLHNPEALFDAAIEYNLLSELELICRKKSIARFVELGLKGLLFINVNPMVFLQSDHPQGKTLSYLTEHKLKPEQVVIELSEKYPIDDPDILQKALIYYRDLGFKIAVDDLGSGYAGLKLWSEVKPDFVKIDRYFIDQCDKDPIKSEFIKSIFNLGQRINAKVIAEGIETEEEFWLLDELGISIYQGFLFARPMLSPSATVSAVIQNRDRLANLALNNESLLSPLLQIIIPVNFDQTTKTVLDYLHQHPELDSIPVVKEDKPVGMILREHILALFSTPYGKTLHENKPIHENMIDSPVIVEAKTPLDEVAQWVTCGDDEKLLWHFIIADKGRYLGIGSVRDLLRQLIQPNTRSANSVTRLPTIFAA; encoded by the coding sequence ATGGCGTTATACGAACATCTGGAAGAGATCATTGTGAGCGAGCAGTTAACTTCCTTATTCCAGCCAATATATGCCACAAATAGCAGTGAAGTTTATGGTTACGAAGCTTTAATCAGAGGGCCTTACGACAGTCCTCTACATAATCCGGAAGCGCTATTTGATGCTGCAATTGAATATAATTTACTGTCGGAATTAGAGCTTATTTGCCGCAAAAAATCCATTGCCCGTTTTGTTGAATTAGGGTTAAAAGGGTTGTTATTTATTAATGTTAACCCGATGGTATTTTTACAATCTGATCATCCGCAGGGTAAAACACTTTCTTATTTAACAGAGCATAAATTAAAGCCAGAGCAGGTTGTTATAGAGCTGAGTGAAAAATATCCGATTGATGACCCTGACATTTTACAAAAAGCCTTAATATATTATCGTGATCTTGGTTTTAAAATTGCGGTTGATGATTTGGGCTCAGGTTATGCGGGCTTGAAACTGTGGTCTGAGGTGAAACCTGATTTTGTTAAAATAGATCGTTATTTTATTGACCAGTGTGATAAAGATCCTATAAAAAGTGAGTTTATCAAAAGTATTTTCAATTTAGGGCAAAGAATTAATGCCAAAGTCATTGCAGAAGGGATTGAAACAGAAGAAGAATTTTGGCTATTAGATGAACTAGGTATTAGTATTTATCAGGGTTTTTTATTTGCCAGGCCAATGTTGTCTCCATCGGCTACTGTCTCCGCTGTGATCCAAAATCGTGATCGTTTGGCGAATCTTGCGCTTAATAATGAATCTTTGCTTAGCCCGTTATTACAAATAATAATCCCAGTCAATTTTGATCAAACAACAAAAACAGTGCTGGATTATCTTCACCAACACCCCGAGCTGGATTCTATTCCTGTGGTTAAAGAAGATAAGCCTGTGGGTATGATTTTACGTGAACATATTTTAGCTTTATTTTCTACGCCTTACGGTAAAACCCTGCATGAAAATAAACCTATCCATGAAAACATGATCGATTCTCCCGTTATTGTTGAAGCAAAGACGCCACTTGATGAAGTGGCTCAATGGGTCACGTGCGGAGATGATGAAAAATTATTATGGCATTTTATCATTGCAGATAAGGGACGTTATCTTGGAATCGGCTCAGTGCGTGATCTGTTACGCCAGTTAATTCAACCGAACACTCGCTCGGCCAACTCAGTAACGCGCTTGCCAACTATTTTCGCTGCTTAA
- a CDS encoding aspartate/glutamate racemase family protein — MKTVGLLGGMSWESTIGYYRAINEGIKNSLGGLHSAKIVIYSVDFDPIEKLQHEGDWDGTAEILIEAAKNVQSAGADFLLICTNTMHKVAPQIEKAIDIPLLHIADATAEVLVKNGIKTVGLLGTAFTMEQDFYKSRLSENYGLTVLVPNEIDRAIIHNVIYKELCLGKMLPASKVEYLRIIESLANQGAEAVILGCTEIGMLVEQADTKVTLLDTAAIHAQKAVEYAI; from the coding sequence ATGAAAACAGTTGGTCTTTTAGGTGGTATGAGCTGGGAAAGTACTATTGGCTACTACCGTGCAATTAATGAAGGTATTAAAAACTCACTCGGTGGGCTGCACTCAGCGAAAATCGTTATATATAGCGTCGATTTCGATCCAATTGAAAAGTTACAGCACGAGGGGGATTGGGACGGGACAGCGGAAATACTTATTGAAGCAGCTAAGAATGTGCAATCTGCTGGAGCTGACTTTTTACTTATATGCACAAATACTATGCATAAAGTAGCGCCACAGATAGAAAAAGCTATTGATATTCCATTACTTCATATTGCAGATGCAACCGCCGAGGTTCTGGTCAAAAATGGAATTAAAACCGTGGGGTTACTGGGAACCGCTTTTACAATGGAACAAGATTTTTATAAGAGTAGGTTAAGCGAAAATTATGGTTTAACGGTTTTGGTTCCTAATGAAATAGACAGAGCAATTATTCATAATGTTATTTATAAAGAGCTTTGTTTAGGGAAAATGTTGCCTGCTTCTAAAGTCGAATATTTGCGAATTATTGAATCTTTAGCTAATCAGGGCGCTGAGGCTGTCATTCTTGGTTGTACTGAAATTGGAATGCTCGTTGAGCAAGCTGATACTAAAGTCACACTTTTAGATACAGCAGCTATTCATGCTCAAAAAGCAGTTGAATATGCAATATAA
- a CDS encoding HAD-IIB family hydrolase gives MPKPLADMSVTQASAIKWLLTDVDDTLTWQGKLPPETLIALEKLTAVGINVVAITGASAGWCDQIARLWPVHGVIGENGAFWMQKNATGFITRESIPIDTMKSQQMALIKHLRLLLEDYPDIDFACDQSFRYCDVAINLSQDRPPVDQKICDELLIKVRNLTVDGQSVNATLSSIHLNVWIGNHNKRLSAEQYLFAHNVQMNFNEIAYIGDSLNDEAMFAWLPLTFGVKNIERLLPQFETKPAYITNKNGGYGFAELADFILQAKESR, from the coding sequence ATGCCTAAACCCTTAGCCGACATGTCGGTCACTCAAGCAAGCGCGATTAAATGGTTATTAACTGACGTTGACGATACCCTAACCTGGCAGGGAAAGCTGCCACCCGAAACCCTCATTGCACTGGAGAAACTCACTGCTGTTGGCATAAATGTTGTGGCAATAACCGGGGCGTCTGCCGGCTGGTGCGATCAAATAGCAAGACTCTGGCCTGTTCATGGCGTGATTGGTGAAAATGGGGCTTTTTGGATGCAGAAAAACGCGACTGGTTTTATCACCAGAGAAAGCATTCCAATCGATACCATGAAGTCTCAGCAAATGGCGCTTATCAAGCATCTTCGACTATTGCTTGAGGACTATCCCGATATCGATTTTGCATGCGATCAGTCTTTTCGCTACTGTGATGTCGCCATTAACTTAAGCCAGGATCGCCCCCCTGTTGATCAGAAAATCTGTGATGAACTGCTGATAAAAGTTCGTAATTTGACCGTCGACGGGCAATCCGTCAATGCGACGTTAAGCTCAATTCATCTTAATGTCTGGATAGGCAATCACAATAAGCGCTTATCCGCCGAGCAATATTTATTTGCTCACAATGTCCAGATGAATTTCAATGAGATAGCCTATATCGGTGATTCATTAAATGATGAAGCCATGTTTGCATGGCTGCCGTTGACCTTTGGAGTGAAAAATATTGAACGGCTGTTACCTCAGTTTGAAACTAAGCCTGCTTATATTACCAATAAAAATGGGGGCTACGGCTTTGCCGAGCTGGCTGATTTTATTTTACAGGCAAAAGAGAGTCGCTAG
- the ugpE gene encoding sn-glycerol-3-phosphate ABC transporter permease UgpE translates to MVERRPLFTLFCHIILILGILSIAFPVWVALVATTHENTAFATGTPLWFGDLGFSVFSDLLSNKSTFNNSQLPITHMLFNSMVMALCITVGKLTISIMSAYAVVFFRFPGRMLAFWIIFFTLMLPVEVRIIPTFEVITNLNMLNSFSGLTIPLIASATATFLFRQFFLTVPKELFEAARIDGAGPIRFFIDILLPLSRTNIAALFVITFIYGWNQYLWPLLITTDVQYYTIVMGIKQMLGVVDGLIEWNKIMATTIIAMLPPVIVVIAMQKAFVKGLVDSEK, encoded by the coding sequence ATGGTAGAACGAAGACCCCTCTTTACGCTTTTTTGCCATATTATTTTAATCCTTGGCATTCTTTCAATTGCTTTCCCCGTGTGGGTAGCATTGGTTGCTACCACACACGAAAACACCGCCTTTGCAACGGGTACACCACTTTGGTTTGGAGATCTCGGTTTTAGCGTGTTTTCCGATCTGCTCAGCAACAAAAGTACGTTTAACAATTCGCAACTGCCTATTACGCATATGCTGTTTAATTCCATGGTAATGGCGCTGTGTATTACTGTGGGCAAGCTGACGATTTCTATAATGTCGGCTTACGCTGTCGTCTTTTTCCGCTTTCCGGGCCGTATGTTAGCCTTTTGGATTATTTTCTTCACCCTGATGCTGCCCGTTGAAGTCCGCATTATTCCAACCTTTGAGGTTATTACCAACTTGAATATGCTCAATTCATTCTCAGGGTTGACCATTCCGCTGATTGCCAGTGCAACCGCTACCTTTTTATTCAGGCAGTTCTTTTTAACCGTGCCTAAAGAATTGTTCGAAGCCGCGCGCATTGATGGTGCAGGTCCAATCCGGTTTTTTATTGATATATTATTGCCACTTTCCCGGACTAATATCGCAGCACTGTTTGTGATCACCTTTATTTATGGCTGGAATCAGTATTTATGGCCACTACTGATCACCACAGATGTTCAGTACTACACCATAGTGATGGGCATTAAACAGATGCTCGGTGTGGTTGATGGTCTGATTGAATGGAATAAAATTATGGCAACCACCATTATAGCCATGCTGCCACCTGTTATTGTGGTTATTGCTATGCAGAAAGCCTTTGTTAAAGGCCTTGTAGATTCGGAGAAATAA
- a CDS encoding SDR family NAD(P)-dependent oxidoreductase has translation MKKTILITGATDGIGLATAKMLASNGHSLLVHGRNPEKLNKVVKMLTELPNAGTVKSYLADLSQMSDVKTLANKIKAQYDNLDVLINNAGVFKVDNPITRDGLDLRFTVNTIAPYLLLQELLPLLATSARVINLSSAAQAPVNMQALLGKVPLSDMEAYAQSKLAITMWSRIMAQTLKDKGPVIITVNPGSMLGSKMVQEGFGVAGGDLKIGAKILTRLALDKEFAGSSGQYFDNDAGRFCSPHPDGLNLQKSAELVTTIESILSGIKH, from the coding sequence ATGAAAAAAACAATTTTAATTACTGGTGCAACCGACGGTATAGGTTTGGCAACAGCAAAGATGTTAGCTTCAAATGGTCATAGTCTATTGGTACATGGACGTAACCCTGAAAAGTTAAATAAAGTGGTAAAAATGCTGACTGAACTGCCTAATGCCGGAACAGTTAAAAGTTATCTGGCAGACTTGTCACAAATGTCCGATGTAAAGACCTTAGCGAATAAGATAAAAGCACAATACGATAACCTTGATGTGCTGATTAACAACGCCGGTGTTTTTAAAGTAGATAACCCCATAACCAGGGACGGACTTGATCTGCGCTTTACTGTTAATACCATTGCGCCTTATCTTTTATTGCAGGAGCTGCTGCCATTGCTTGCCACTTCCGCGCGAGTAATTAACCTTTCTTCAGCAGCCCAGGCACCCGTGAATATGCAAGCATTGCTGGGTAAAGTGCCGCTTTCCGATATGGAAGCTTATGCGCAAAGCAAACTTGCCATTACCATGTGGAGCCGAATAATGGCTCAAACACTTAAAGATAAGGGGCCCGTTATTATTACAGTAAACCCGGGCTCAATGCTCGGCAGTAAAATGGTACAAGAAGGGTTTGGTGTGGCAGGTGGTGACTTAAAAATAGGCGCTAAAATCTTAACGCGGCTGGCACTGGATAAGGAATTCGCCGGTTCTTCTGGTCAGTATTTCGATAATGACGCCGGCCGATTTTGTTCTCCACACCCTGACGGATTGAATTTACAAAAATCAGCTGAGTTGGTTACGACCATAGAAAGTATTTTATCCGGCATTAAACATTAA